The genomic DNA CATGGCCGGCGTTGGTCAGCAAATGGCGGCGCAGGGTATCTCGATCCTCTCGTTCCGGGTGGATGGCAAGCCGACCGCCTACGAGGTGGATTCCGGGAAAGAGGAGGTGGTGGAAGACGGCCGGAAGGTTGAGAAGATGATCTTCAAGAAGTGGCTGCTCCTGGTCCCCACCGTCACGGAGATCCGCATCATGCCGCCCGCGAAGCCGGGGGATCCGGCGCCGAAATCTCAAGTCTGGGCCAGCAGCAGCTTCCAGGTGGCGATTTCCGACAAGGGCAAGAATGACTGGACCTTCATCGACGGCAGCAAGCTCCGTGTTTCCGAGTTGCGCCGCCTTTTCTTTAACCTCCCGGAAAACCTCGCCCTCCCGGAGATCAAAGCCGAAGAGAAGAAAGTCAAATGAGCAAGGGCGCGGCGCGAAAGGCAACCATGGGCAAGAAAACGAAACAGCTGCTGGAGGAGGCTGCCCTGTACAAGAAGCTCAAACAGCTCTGGCAGCGGGGCCAAAGCGATCTCTGTGAAGTCCGCGGCTCGAAGATCCACGGGCGTGGTGTCTATGCCACCCAGGACATCGCCGCGGGCACCAAGATCATCGAGTATGTGGGCGAGGTGATCGACAAGGAGGAAAGCGAGCGTCGGGCTTGGGCGCAGCATGCCCATTCGCAGGAAACCGGCGATGCCGCCGTCTACATCTTCACGCTCACCAGCAAGCACGACATCGACGGCAACGTGCCGTGGAATACCGCCCGGCTGATCAACCACTCGTGCGAACCGAACTGTGAGGCCTGGATCGATGGCCGCCGGATCTTCATCCACTCCTTGGGCGAGATCAAGGAAGGCGAGGAGCTGACCTTCGACTACGCCTTCGACGTCGATTGCTACGAGGATCACCCCTGCCTCTGCGGCAAGGCGAGCTGCATCGGCTACATCGTCAGCCGCGAGCAATGGCCGCAATTGAAGGAGATCCTTGCGGCCAAGGCTGCGGGGAAGTGAAGAAGCCGGTTCCTAGTCGAGGGCGAAGCTCGGACGGAGGAACCCTCTGGAAGAGCCCAGCGGGATACTGACGACCAGACGTGTCGGGGTATCTTCGATCACGGTGATCCCGTTGCTGCTCCATTCATCCAGATCGGGCGAATACTGAACGGCGAATGTGACGTCGTCTGCGCCTGCCGCTTTGGGTATTTCCAAGATGAACCGATCCGCCGACATCCTGCCGGCGAAAGAGACCCGGTCGGCACTGTTCTTCGGATCCGTCCCCGTGGCATACTCGGCAATGTTCGGCATGCCGTCGCCATCGAAGTCTTCCTCCGGCGCCGAGAGCGGGTCGGTCCCGGGGAATGTGCTTTGCTGCCAACCGGCATAGCCGGGGGCGGCAGCGGGAATGACGACACCCGATCGCCAGATCGAGCCATTGCCGCCGGAAGTGTAGAAGCGCCCGTTGAAGTAAGTCGCTTCGGTGCGGGATGGCTGCTCCTGAGCAGTTGGGAGGGGGCTCCATGAGGCTCCGTCGAGCGAGACTAGGTTCACCCGGGTGGAGGAACTGCTGCGGAGGTTCCCGCACGCGAAGTGGAAACCTCCGGCGTAGCAGAAGTCGACGACGTTCCACGCTCTGTGCCCGTTGCTTTGGAAGCTGGCTCCCTTGTCCAGCGAGTAGAGGAGTTCGACGGACTCTCCGGTTGCAAGGAACCGGTCATGTGAATGACGGACGAGCCGGATGCTTGTGCCGCCCGACGGAATTCCACTGCTCGTATTGGTCCACATCAAGCCGTCCGGAGACGTCAGTGTCAGTTTTTCGGGCTGGAAACCTCCCGCCACGAACTGGCCGTCGCCATAGTCGATCGACACGAGATACCCGCTTGTTCCCGAGGGGATCTGGGACCAAGTGATCCCGTCCTCTGAAGTGAGCATCGTGCCGGGCTCCCCGCCAACCGCGACATAGCGGCCGGCACCGTAGGAAATCTCCCCGAGCGATTGCCCCGCGAAATACCTGCGGGTCCAGGCTAGTCCGTCGGGTGAAGTATAGATCGTTCCCTTCCATGCTCCGTCGTGATCCGCGCCACAAGCGATGAACTGTGAGCCATCGTGAATGACCCGCCCGAAGGTGACATTCCCCCCGAGATTTCCACCGGTCCAATTCTCTCCATCGCTGGAGACCCGGTAAACTCCTGCCGGGTAGCCGAGCGTCACCAATTTCCCGTTACCCGCGGTGATCGTTTCCAAATGACCTGTGGTGCCCGAGTTCACCTGCGTCCATTCGGTGAGCGGGTCGCTTACGGTTACGGTCATCGATGCCGTGGCGATTCCGCCGCGGCGATCGATCGCATGAAGCCTAACCTGATAGGTTCCCCCGGCGACGAAGCGATGATGGCAATTGGACGACTCTTCCAAAGGAGACCCGTCGTTGAAATCCCACAACAAAGTCAGGTTGTCCCCGTCCGGATCGGAAGCCGTGGCGCGGAAGGTGGCGACCGCGCGTGACTCGCAGGTGGAGGGGCCGGAGATGATGGCGACAGGCGGCCGGTTCTCCAAGTCAAAGCTCGGCGTGAAATGGAACCCGCTTCCACCGGCAATGAATCTACCATCGGCGAAATAGGGATAGTTCTGGGAAGGTGCCGGGCCGGGATACCACGATTCACCGTCGAAGGAGATCAGGTATACCCGATCGCTCGCGCGGCTGCCGGAGGCGATCATGAAGTCCGGCCCTTCGAAGATCGCTTCGATGGTGTAATCTTCCTGTCCGATGATCGACATCTTGTTCCATGTCACACCATCCACGGAACGATAGATGCCCGTGCGGGTACCTGCCGTGTAGAAGGCTCCGTCGATAAACTTCAGGGTATGAATGTAGGAATTAGTAGGAAGGTTCAAGGCGCCGACCTGCTCCGTCCAAGAGATTCCGTCAGGAGAAGTGCAGACCTTGCCAGCGGAAGCGTGGAAGGCCGGGCCCACGAAAACCCACACATCGTTGCCGAAAACCGCATACGAAACCACTTGGCTGCTCTGCAGCGGGGTATTCACCCAAGTTCTTCCATGATCGGTTGATCGCATGGACTGACCGGCGGAGGTAAATGCGATGATTACCCCGGGCCCTGTCGCAAGCGACTGAACCGGCGTGCTCATCGGTGCACCGGAGCGCCAGATCTTTCCGTCCTCCGACACGTAGGGAGTGCATGAGTTGAAACCATTTACCATCGCCACGAACATTTCCCCGTCGTGAACGAGGATGATGGACTGAAATCCCGGAGGGTAACTTTGTGTGGTGGACCAATTGATCCCATCCGCCGAATAGTAGAATCCACTCGTTCCAGCCGCGACATAGCGGCCTTCGTGGTAGTGGATCGAATTGAAATTCTCGGGCGTAGGACGAGAACTCCAATTGGTAAGGGGGTCCGAGATGGTGATGCTCGCTTGTGCCGATGCAGTCCGCCCCTTCATGTCATTTGCGGTCACCTTGACAGTGTAGGTTCCTCCCATGACCCAAGTGTGACTAACCGAGTTCGAGCTCACGGAGGGGCTGCCGTCGCCGAAGCTCCAGCTATACGAAAGCTCATCTCCGTCAGGATCGGTGGCGCTGGCAGAAAAAGTGATCGGGACTCGCGCGGCCCCCGTTGCCGGGGCTGTCAGGTTGACCACGGGCGCTCTATTGTTGGTGAAATTGCCGATCTGAACGTTGATGTCCAGCCAGGCATCGGCGTCTGCGGGCGTGCCTCCGCGGGCTAGGGGTGTGATGTGTACTTGTCCGGCCGGGTCCGAGTAGGTCGAGCCCAAGGGGATGGCCCCATCGGTCTTGCCCATCGGGGTGCCGGGAGTGGCATCAAGAAGCCAAGTCTTGGATGTCCCCGGTTTCTCCCAAGTCAGGAAGGCACCCGACTGCAGCCAAGGATTGCCCGGGACGCCGGGGCGGTAGCCGACCCAGTAGAAATCCGATCCAGTAGCCTTAGCGATCCGCAGTGCCCGCTTCTCACCCGTGGTATCGGGATGATCGAAGCGATGGATCCGGTAAATTCCGGAATGGCCGGCCGACGAAAGGGCGTTGACCTGGGAGCTGCTAATCCAGTTGAGAGCATGCTTGCCCCGCGGTCCGAAGTGATGCGCGCGGTTGGGCCCGCTTCCCATGAGGTCGAATGTGTCTCCATACTCCTCGCTTGTCCCGGTGCCCACCACCGAGCCGTCGGTGGTCTTCCAGAAGCTGGCATGGAGAATGCCGTAGTTATGCCCGAACTCATGGATGAGAGTCGCGGTGCTGGCACTCCCTTGGATCCACTGTTGCGATCCTCCCGTACTTGCCAATCCCGAGTAGGTGACATTGCCGGAGCTCATGCTGATCGACCTGAAATGCACGCCGATGATATCGTAGCCGCTGAGTGAGGTCGCCCCCGCGATCGCTTGGTAAGCAGCTCTAGCATCCGAGTGGAGCTCGGCATTCTTTTCGCCGGTACGGTAGTAGCTGGTGGTTTGGGGAAGGCGGACCGTCATGGCGCTTACGGCGGCGACGATCTTGGTTTTGCCATAGGACATCTCCGCGATGCTGTCGGAGACAGGCCCGTTGAGTGTGGATTGCAGATCCACTTGTGACGAGGGGTCCCCCGGTAGATTCGGGAAATCCACGCGGATGAAGAAGACATTCTTCGGGGTCTCGGTCCAGGAGCTGGCTTCATCCCGGGTCCATTTCGCGGCGGCATCCCAATCGAATCCTCCGTGATCATTCGTGTCGGATGTCCCTTTGGCTAGAATGACCCTCGTTCCTCCATGCGGGCCGGGTGTCAGGTCAAGTTCTCCCAGTCGACGGTTGAACTCGGCCAGCGAGCTGGCATCAGCGAAGTGATAGCGCTTGCCTGCTGCCAGAGCGATAAGATGATCCGGTCCCAAAGAAGCCCCGGTCGCGAAATCCCGATCGGGGTCGGCTTGGCCGGATGGAAGCTCTGCCAAGTGATCGGCATCTTCCTTCGAGAGTGCTTCGAGAGTTTCTTCCTTCAGCACCGCTTTGCCTTCGAGGGTAAAGCCGGCCAAGGGCGTGTTCTCCTTGCTGGTCTGCCTCAGCCGACGACCCGTGACTGTGACCTCGTAGGTCCGGCCCGAGATCTCGAGTGACCTGAGCGGTTCGAGATCGGAGTCGCCGCTGCAGACCGGAAGAACGTGGAGGTGGCCGACCTCGTTGAAGGGCTTTTCAAAGTGGGGCTTCAGCTCCCCGGGCAGCCGGTCGTAGTCGCGATACGAAATGGATTGGGCCAGAGCCTGCTCCGGATCGGTGGTCATGAGCTTGAGCAGCCGCTCCTTGCGGGAGATCGCCAGATCAACCTTCTCCTGCATCTCTTCCGGCCCGGAATTCTCCTCGCGGACTCCTGTCCGATCCTCGCCGGAATCTGACGCTGAATCGGAGCGCTCGACCGTGGACGAATACACCGGCTCCGCGGCTGCCCTGTCGAAGTTAGCTTGTTGTGGCTGAATGAGATAGATTATCAGTCCGATCACGCAGATGATCGGGATGATCAGGGGGGCTCGTCGAATCACGGCGACTGGCTGGCAGATCGAACCGAATTTGTCGACTTATGTCCGGTCGCAGTCCTGAAAATACGCAGTGGGACCTGACTATGGGTTAGGCCTTATCCCGCGTCCAAAACACCAGTTCGTTCTGCTCCTCCCCCGCGGAGTCCACTTGCTTCCATACGAAGCGGGCGGATAGATCCGGTCGCTTGAGGTAGCCACGCTTGGTCCAGAAGACGTCGTTCGGCCGGTAAGCCTCAGGGAACAAGGGATGGCCGACCTCCCGTTTCACCGAGCAGAAGCAGGTTTTCACCAGGCCCAGCTCCCGTGCATGAGCTTCGCGCTCGTCGAAGAAGCGGTGGCCGATTCCTTTTCCGCGCCACGCATGGTCGAGCACGGACTCGCCGCAATAGAACCACTCTGAGGGGGCCAGGTCTGCACCGAGAAAGGGCGCTTGGAAGGATTCGTCTGCCTCGGCGAGAGGAAGGCCGGTCGAGACGCCCCTTACCCGTCCATCGCAGATCGCGATGACGAAAACGCTCCTCGGACACTCCACGTAGTGTCCGAGGTAGTCCCGCTCGGAAGCCACATCCCCATCGTAGAGGTAGGGGAATTCTCGAAAGACCGAGATGCGCAGCCGTGCCGCGTCTTCCAGATAGTCCGCCACCTCCGCTCCCGTGGCCCGCCGGATCTCGATGCTCATGGCGGGATGCTCGGGGAATCCCCTACTCTCATCAAGGCTGTGAAAAATGTGTTACCTAGAGACCGGTCCGACACTCCAGCAGCGGAACCCTCGCCTGTGAATGCCGGCGTCGACTCCCTGATGAATCCTCACTCCATGATTGCTTCTCGCTTCAACCTCGTTCTGCTTGCCCTGCTTACCGCTTCCCGCGCGGAACCGGTCCAGCTCTCCGGTATCTACCCCGAGCTCGCTTTCTTCAACAATGAAGGGGAATGCGGCACCGGTGCGGTGGTGCCATGGGCGGATCGCCTTTGGGTGGTCACCTACGCGCCGCATTCGCCCACGGGATCGAGCGACAAGCTCTACGAGATCACGCCCGGGCTGGAGCAGATCGTCCGTTCGGAAAGCATCGGAGGCACCCCGGCGAACCGCATGATCCACCCGGAGACCAAGCAGCTCTTCATCGGCCCTTATGCCATCGATGCCGATCGTGAAGTACGAGTGATCCCGTACTCCAAGATGTATGGCCGCCCGACCGGAAACGCCCGGCATCTCACCGATCCCGCGGGGAAGATTTACTACGCCACCATGGAGGAGGGGATCTACGAGGTGGATGTGAAGACTCTCGCCATCACCGAACTCTGGCGAGATGAGCAGCTCAAGGACGGCCGCAAGGCGAAGCTCCCGGGCTATCACGGCAAGGGCCTCTACTCCGGCCAAGGCCGCCTCATCTATGCCAACAATGGCGACCACGCGAAGAGCGCCCTGACCGATCCCGCCACTCCTTCCGGGGTGCTTGCCGAGTGGGACGGCAAGTCGGGAGATTGGCAGCTCGTCCGGCGCAACCAATTCACCGAGGTGACCGGCCCCGGCGGCATCACCGGCAATGCTTCCGCGGCGGAGGATCCGGTCTGGTCGATCGGCTGGGATCATCGTTCTCTCATCCTCATGTGCCTGCACGGCGGCCAGTGGCACCTCTACCGCCTGCCGAAGGGTTCCCACTCCTACGATGGCGCCCACGGTTGGAATACCGAGTGGCCGCGCATCCGCGAGATCGGGGAAGGGGACTTCCTCATGACCATGCACGGCACCTTCTGGAAATTCCCGCGGAACTTCACTCCCGCCAACTCGGCAGGCATCGCACCGCGCTCGAATTACCTCAAGGTCATCGGCGATTTCTGCCGTTGGGGAGATCGTCTTGTCTTCGGCTGCGATGACACCGCGAAAATGGAGTTCCTCAACAAGCGGGCCGCGAAGGGCGAGATCGCCGGACCCCAGTCGCAGTCGAATCTCTGGTTCACCGCTCCCGATCGCCTCGACGACCTCGGGCCCGTGATCGGCCGTGGAGCAGTCTGGAGCCGGGACCTCGTCGAGGCAGGTAAGCCCTCCGATCCCTATCTCTTCTCCGGCTACGACCGCAAGGGCCTGCACTTGGCCCGTGCCGCGGTATCCGGACCGGTCACCGTTTCG from Luteolibacter rhizosphaerae includes the following:
- a CDS encoding GNAT family N-acetyltransferase; the encoded protein is MSIEIRRATGAEVADYLEDAARLRISVFREFPYLYDGDVASERDYLGHYVECPRSVFVIAICDGRVRGVSTGLPLAEADESFQAPFLGADLAPSEWFYCGESVLDHAWRGKGIGHRFFDEREAHARELGLVKTCFCSVKREVGHPLFPEAYRPNDVFWTKRGYLKRPDLSARFVWKQVDSAGEEQNELVFWTRDKA
- a CDS encoding PKD domain-containing protein, with the protein product MIRRAPLIIPIICVIGLIIYLIQPQQANFDRAAAEPVYSSTVERSDSASDSGEDRTGVREENSGPEEMQEKVDLAISRKERLLKLMTTDPEQALAQSISYRDYDRLPGELKPHFEKPFNEVGHLHVLPVCSGDSDLEPLRSLEISGRTYEVTVTGRRLRQTSKENTPLAGFTLEGKAVLKEETLEALSKEDADHLAELPSGQADPDRDFATGASLGPDHLIALAAGKRYHFADASSLAEFNRRLGELDLTPGPHGGTRVILAKGTSDTNDHGGFDWDAAAKWTRDEASSWTETPKNVFFIRVDFPNLPGDPSSQVDLQSTLNGPVSDSIAEMSYGKTKIVAAVSAMTVRLPQTTSYYRTGEKNAELHSDARAAYQAIAGATSLSGYDIIGVHFRSISMSSGNVTYSGLASTGGSQQWIQGSASTATLIHEFGHNYGILHASFWKTTDGSVVGTGTSEEYGDTFDLMGSGPNRAHHFGPRGKHALNWISSSQVNALSSAGHSGIYRIHRFDHPDTTGEKRALRIAKATGSDFYWVGYRPGVPGNPWLQSGAFLTWEKPGTSKTWLLDATPGTPMGKTDGAIPLGSTYSDPAGQVHITPLARGGTPADADAWLDINVQIGNFTNNRAPVVNLTAPATGAARVPITFSASATDPDGDELSYSWSFGDGSPSVSSNSVSHTWVMGGTYTVKVTANDMKGRTASAQASITISDPLTNWSSRPTPENFNSIHYHEGRYVAAGTSGFYYSADGINWSTTQSYPPGFQSIILVHDGEMFVAMVNGFNSCTPYVSEDGKIWRSGAPMSTPVQSLATGPGVIIAFTSAGQSMRSTDHGRTWVNTPLQSSQVVSYAVFGNDVWVFVGPAFHASAGKVCTSPDGISWTEQVGALNLPTNSYIHTLKFIDGAFYTAGTRTGIYRSVDGVTWNKMSIIGQEDYTIEAIFEGPDFMIASGSRASDRVYLISFDGESWYPGPAPSQNYPYFADGRFIAGGSGFHFTPSFDLENRPPVAIISGPSTCESRAVATFRATASDPDGDNLTLLWDFNDGSPLEESSNCHHRFVAGGTYQVRLHAIDRRGGIATASMTVTVSDPLTEWTQVNSGTTGHLETITAGNGKLVTLGYPAGVYRVSSDGENWTGGNLGGNVTFGRVIHDGSQFIACGADHDGAWKGTIYTSPDGLAWTRRYFAGQSLGEISYGAGRYVAVGGEPGTMLTSEDGITWSQIPSGTSGYLVSIDYGDGQFVAGGFQPEKLTLTSPDGLMWTNTSSGIPSGGTSIRLVRHSHDRFLATGESVELLYSLDKGASFQSNGHRAWNVVDFCYAGGFHFACGNLRSSSSTRVNLVSLDGASWSPLPTAQEQPSRTEATYFNGRFYTSGGNGSIWRSGVVIPAAAPGYAGWQQSTFPGTDPLSAPEEDFDGDGMPNIAEYATGTDPKNSADRVSFAGRMSADRFILEIPKAAGADDVTFAVQYSPDLDEWSSNGITVIEDTPTRLVVSIPLGSSRGFLRPSFALD
- a CDS encoding SET domain-containing protein, with protein sequence MGKKTKQLLEEAALYKKLKQLWQRGQSDLCEVRGSKIHGRGVYATQDIAAGTKIIEYVGEVIDKEESERRAWAQHAHSQETGDAAVYIFTLTSKHDIDGNVPWNTARLINHSCEPNCEAWIDGRRIFIHSLGEIKEGEELTFDYAFDVDCYEDHPCLCGKASCIGYIVSREQWPQLKEILAAKAAGK